From Saccopteryx leptura isolate mSacLep1 chromosome 3, mSacLep1_pri_phased_curated, whole genome shotgun sequence, one genomic window encodes:
- the C3H2orf73 gene encoding uncharacterized protein C2orf73 homolog, producing the protein MEGKEDKQEQHKIEDAGIVYVTEKKELTHEKELGKSTPHSKPCIRRGRVYYAKFIDTNARTYNEPVPYIDPKRGSENQGDWWSHDKGLEHHFQPPYDTQSTQRSDFQKPACPLVLPVTHSKLQKPSCGIVPLASPDASAELQKNFIERISFIHQYDARKTPNEPIKGKM; encoded by the exons ACAGCATAAAATAGAAGATGCTGGTATAGTGTATGTGACTGAAAAAAAGGAACTCACACATGAAAAAGAACTTGGAAAAAGCACACCACATTCAAAACCATGCATCAGGAGAGGACGTGTGTATTATGCTAAATTCATTGACACAAatgcaagaacatacaatgaaccAGTTCCCTACATCGATCCCAAAAGAGGATCAGAAAACCAG GGTGATTGGTGGTCACATGATAAAGGACTGGAACATCACTTCCAACCACCTTATGACACTCAGAGCACCCAGAGGAGTGACTTTCAAAAACCAGCATGTCCATTGGTTTTGCCAGTCACACACAGCAAACTGCAAAAGCCTTCTTGTGGAATAG tacCACTTGCCTCTCCTGATGCATCTGCAGAACTTCAAAAGAATTTTATAGAACGCATCTCTTTCATACATCAATATGATGCCAGAAAAACTCCCAATGAGCCTATAAAGGGCAAG